A window of Ranitomeya variabilis isolate aRanVar5 chromosome 2, aRanVar5.hap1, whole genome shotgun sequence contains these coding sequences:
- the HDHD3 gene encoding haloacid dehalogenase-like hydrolase domain-containing protein 3 codes for MKLKLLTWDVKDTLLRMRLPVGQQYQAEARSRGLQVESATLESSFRQVYSNQCRLFPNYGRSQGMTSHQWWLDVVSQTFRLSGVQDEKFLRPLSEKLFQDFSTAKYWEVLPGAREALIGCSELGLKMAVVSNFDRRLEDILRQVELYGHFDFVLTSESASVAKPNVGIFHKALNLGDVVPHHAAHIGDDFVNDYMAAREAGMVSFLLQRGLRDDIPSDHLIQSLDQLVPRLRQFMN; via the coding sequence ATGAAACTCAAGCTTCTAACATGGGATGTGAAAGACACTCTGCTCCGGATGCGGCTTCCCGTCGGCCAACAGTACCAGGCCGAGGCCAGGAGCAGAGGCCTTCAGGtggagtctgccaccctggagtcttcCTTTCGGCAGGTGTACAGTAACCAATGTCGTCTGTTCCCCAATTATGGCCGCTCCCAAGGCATGACTTCCCACCAGTGGTGGCTGGACGTGGTGTCCCAAACATTTCGTCTCTCGGGCGTCCAAGACGAGAAGTTCCTCCGACCCTTGTCTGAGAAACTCTTCCAGGACTTCTCCACCGCCAAGTACTGGGAGGTCTTACCCGGCGCCCGAGAGGCACTTATAGGATGCAGTGAACTGGGACTCAAGATGGCGGTGGTCTCCAACTTTGACCGGAGGTTGGAGGACATCCTCAGGCAGGTTGAATTATATGGACATTTTGATTTTGTGCTGACTTCGGAGAGCGCCAGTGTTGCTAAACCAAATGTGGGCATTTTTCACAAGGCCCTGAACCTGGGGGATGTGGTCCCGCATCACGCTGCTCATATCGGAGATGATTTTGTGAATGATTATATGGCTGCTAGAGAAGCCGGGATGGTCAGCTTCCTCCTCCAGAGGGGTCTCAGGGACGACATCCCTTCAGATCACTTGATCCAGTCGCTAGATCAGCTCGTCCCACGACTACGACAGTTCATGAACTAA
- the ALAD gene encoding delta-aminolevulinic acid dehydratase: protein MQADAILHSGYFHPVLRAWQSTATSLHASNLMYPIFITDNHNGIEPINSLPGQARYGVNKLEEMLRPLVEDGLKCVLIFGVPSKVTKDERGSAADAEDTPAILAIRKIRSLFPQLLIACDLCLCPYTSHGHCGILREDGSIQNETSCQRLAEVAVAYARAGCHVIAPSDMMDGRIGAIKKALISNDFGNRVSVLSYSAKFASCFYGPFRDAAQSKPAFGDRKCYQLPPGARGLASRAVDRDVREGADMLMVKPGMPYLDLVREVKDKHPDLPLAVYHVSGEYAMLWHGAKAGAFDLKIAVLEAMTGFRRAGADIIITYYVPQLLKWVKEQ, encoded by the exons ATGCAGGCAGACGCCATACTGCACAGCGGCTACTTTCACCCCGTCCTCCGCGCCTGGCAGTCCACAGCGACCAGCCTCCATGCCTCCAATCTCATGTACCCCATCTTCATCAC AGATAATCACAATGGAATAGAACCGATCAACAGTCTGCCAGGGCAAGCCAG ATATGGAGTGAACAAGTTGGAGGagatgctgcgccccctggtggaagaTGGACTAAAGTGCGTGCTGATCTTTGGTGTCCCAAGCAAAGTCACAAAG GATGAGCGGGGATCGGCGGCCGATGCAGAGGACACGCCAGCAATCTTGGCCATCAGGAAGATCCGCAGTCTCTTTCCCCAGCTGCTCATTGCGTGTGATCTTTGCCTGTGTCCCTACACATCACATGGGCATTGCG GAATCCTACGAGAAGATGGCAGCATCCAGAATGAGACCAGCTGTCAGCGGCTCGCAGAGGTCGCTGTGGCGTATGCCCGCGCAG GGTGTCACGTGATTGCGCCCTCCGACATGATGGATGGGAGAATCGGAGCTATTAAAAAAGCGTTAATATCCAATGACTTCGGGAACAGG GTTTCAGTCTTGAGTTACAGCGCAAAATTTGCCTCCTGCTTCTATGGTCCATTCAG AGACGCAGCTCAGTCCAAACCTGCATTCGGTGACCGGAAATGTTATCAGTTACCTCCTGGGGCCAGAGGACTGGCCAGCAGGGCGGTG GACCGTGATGTACGTGAAGGTGCAGACATGCTGATGGTGAAGCCTGGGATGCCATATTTGGACCTTGTTAGAGAAGTGAAGGATAAG CACCCTGACCTGCCACTAGCCGTCTACCACGTGTCGGGGGAGTATGCCATGCTGTGGCATGGAGCAAAGGCCGGAGCTTTTGACTTGAAGATAGCTGTATTAGAAGCCATGACTGGATTCAGGAGAGCGG GTGCTGACATCATCATCACTTACTACGTCCCACAACTCCTCAAATGGGTGAAGGAACAGTAA